A stretch of Microbulbifer sp. SAOS-129_SWC DNA encodes these proteins:
- a CDS encoding TIGR03032 family protein, with product MAEVAEPTAAETEDQAVIEPTAGHNEEAEPQTDAPQSDARAAKQPERKPVEPVRKSCSGGLANWLHQNQLSIAFTSYQSGRVYMVGAEPGGKLSFHERIFQRAMGIVGNQKRIYMGGLYQVWRFENVLQPGQVANKMFDACYVPRNAQFTGEVDIHELGIQKDGKILFINTKYNCLAELSLNHSFRAIWKPPFISKLVAEDRCHLNGLAMVDGKPKYVTAVCKSDTIDGWRERRDNGGVIIDVETDEIVCEGLSMPHSPRWENGKLWVLNSGTGYLGYVDFKHKAFVPHTFCPGFMRGLAIHGDYAIVGLSKPRYERFEGLELDQNLADKDSEAWCGVQFINLQSGNVEHWIRLDGPVSELFDLTVLPGVRCPMGIGQQSKENLSMVTFEDATGVAPA from the coding sequence ATGGCAGAAGTAGCAGAGCCGACAGCAGCAGAAACCGAAGACCAGGCGGTCATCGAGCCTACCGCCGGTCATAATGAAGAGGCCGAGCCTCAAACTGACGCCCCTCAATCTGACGCCAGGGCGGCCAAGCAGCCCGAGCGCAAGCCGGTGGAACCGGTGCGCAAATCCTGTTCCGGCGGGCTCGCCAACTGGCTGCACCAGAATCAGCTGTCGATTGCGTTTACCTCATACCAGTCCGGCCGCGTCTATATGGTCGGTGCGGAACCGGGGGGCAAGCTGTCGTTCCACGAGCGCATCTTCCAGCGCGCCATGGGTATCGTCGGCAACCAGAAACGCATCTATATGGGTGGCCTGTACCAGGTGTGGCGGTTCGAAAACGTGCTGCAGCCCGGGCAGGTGGCCAACAAGATGTTCGATGCCTGCTACGTGCCGCGCAACGCCCAGTTTACCGGCGAGGTGGATATCCACGAGCTGGGCATCCAGAAGGACGGCAAGATCCTCTTCATCAACACCAAATACAACTGCCTGGCGGAGCTGAGCCTGAACCACAGCTTCCGCGCCATCTGGAAGCCGCCGTTTATCTCCAAACTGGTGGCGGAGGATCGCTGCCACCTGAATGGCCTGGCGATGGTGGACGGCAAGCCCAAATACGTGACCGCGGTGTGCAAATCCGACACCATCGATGGTTGGCGCGAGCGCCGCGATAACGGCGGTGTGATCATCGACGTGGAGACCGACGAAATCGTCTGCGAAGGCCTGTCCATGCCGCACTCGCCGCGCTGGGAAAACGGCAAGTTGTGGGTGCTGAACAGCGGCACCGGCTACCTGGGCTATGTCGATTTCAAGCACAAGGCGTTTGTTCCGCACACCTTCTGCCCCGGCTTTATGCGCGGCCTCGCCATCCACGGCGACTACGCCATCGTTGGCCTGTCCAAGCCGCGCTATGAGCGCTTCGAGGGTCTGGAGCTGGACCAGAACCTGGCCGACAAGGACTCCGAGGCCTGGTGCGGGGTGCAGTTTATCAACCTGCAGAGCGGCAATGTGGAACACTGGATCCGTCTCGACGGCCCGGTAAGTGAGCTGTTCGACCTCACCGTGCTGCCCGGCGTGCGCTGCCCCATGGGTATCGGTCAGCAGAGCAAGGAAAACCTGAGCATGGTGACCTTCGAAGATGCCACCGGGGTTGCGCCAGCCTGA
- the typA gene encoding translational GTPase TypA → MIEKLRNIAIIAHVDHGKTTLVDKLLSQSGTLDRRDEGAERVMDSNDQEKERGITILAKNTAIRWNDYRINIVDTPGHADFGGEVERVLSMVDSVLLLVDAVDGPMPQTRFVTSKAFEQGLNPIVVINKIDRPGARPDWVMDQVFDLFDSLGATEEQLDFPVVYASALNGIAGLDDTDMADDMTPLFQMIVDKVEPPKVDRDGPFQMQVSALDYNSYVGVIGVGRIKRGTLKPNQQVVVLDREGNSRKAKVLQVMGYLGLERVEVEQASAGDIVCITGVGDLNISDTLCNPDHPEALPALTVDEPTVSMTFQVNDSPFAGKEGKYVTSRNIKDRLDQELIHNVALRVEQGDSPDKFKVSGRGELHLSVLIESMRREGFELGVSRPEVVQKEVDGEIHEPYEEVVIDVEEQHQGPIMEELGLRKADLTNMEPDGKGRVRLTFIVPSRGMIGFRNQFLTITSGSGIMTSIFDHYGPVKMGDVAKRINGVLVSMTKGKTLAYGLFALQDRGRLFLGHGEEVYEGQVIGIHSRGNDLVVNPTKAKQLTNVRASGTDDALTLSPPIRHTLEQALEFIEDDELVEVTPESIRIRKKILQENMRKRAKK, encoded by the coding sequence GTGATAGAGAAGTTGCGCAATATTGCGATCATCGCCCACGTCGACCACGGTAAAACCACCCTGGTAGACAAACTGCTGTCCCAGTCCGGCACCCTGGACCGCCGCGACGAGGGTGCCGAGCGGGTCATGGACTCCAACGATCAGGAAAAAGAGCGCGGGATCACCATCCTGGCCAAGAACACCGCGATCCGTTGGAACGACTACCGCATCAATATCGTCGACACCCCCGGGCACGCCGACTTCGGCGGTGAGGTAGAGCGCGTACTATCCATGGTGGACTCGGTACTGCTGCTGGTGGACGCGGTAGACGGCCCCATGCCGCAGACCCGCTTTGTGACCTCCAAGGCCTTCGAGCAGGGCCTGAACCCGATCGTGGTGATCAACAAGATCGACCGCCCGGGCGCGCGCCCGGACTGGGTCATGGACCAGGTATTCGACCTGTTCGACAGCCTCGGTGCCACCGAAGAGCAGTTGGACTTCCCGGTGGTCTACGCCTCCGCGCTGAACGGTATCGCCGGTCTCGACGACACCGATATGGCCGACGACATGACCCCGCTGTTCCAGATGATCGTCGACAAGGTAGAGCCGCCCAAGGTAGACCGCGACGGCCCCTTCCAGATGCAGGTTTCCGCACTGGACTACAACAGCTACGTGGGCGTGATCGGCGTCGGCCGCATCAAGCGCGGCACCCTGAAGCCCAACCAGCAGGTTGTGGTGCTGGACCGCGAAGGCAACTCGCGCAAGGCCAAGGTCCTGCAGGTCATGGGTTACCTGGGCCTGGAGCGCGTAGAAGTCGAGCAGGCCAGCGCGGGTGACATCGTGTGTATCACCGGTGTGGGCGATCTGAACATTTCCGACACGCTGTGTAACCCGGACCACCCGGAAGCGCTGCCGGCACTGACTGTGGACGAGCCCACCGTGAGCATGACCTTCCAGGTCAACGACTCGCCGTTCGCCGGTAAGGAAGGCAAGTACGTAACCAGCCGCAACATCAAAGATCGCCTGGACCAGGAGCTGATCCATAACGTAGCGCTGCGCGTGGAGCAGGGTGATTCCCCGGACAAGTTCAAAGTATCCGGCCGCGGTGAACTGCACCTGTCGGTACTGATCGAATCCATGCGTCGCGAAGGCTTCGAGCTGGGTGTATCCCGCCCGGAAGTGGTACAGAAAGAAGTCGACGGCGAGATCCACGAGCCCTACGAGGAAGTGGTAATCGACGTCGAAGAGCAGCACCAGGGTCCGATCATGGAAGAGCTGGGTCTGCGCAAGGCTGACCTCACCAACATGGAACCGGATGGCAAGGGCCGTGTGCGCCTGACCTTTATCGTGCCGTCGCGCGGCATGATCGGTTTCCGCAACCAGTTCCTGACCATCACCAGCGGCTCCGGCATCATGACCAGCATCTTCGACCACTATGGTCCGGTGAAGATGGGCGACGTGGCCAAGCGCATTAACGGTGTACTGGTCTCCATGACCAAGGGCAAGACCCTGGCCTACGGCCTGTTCGCACTGCAGGATCGCGGTCGCCTGTTCCTGGGCCATGGTGAAGAAGTGTATGAAGGCCAGGTGATCGGGATTCACTCCCGCGGTAACGACCTGGTGGTCAACCCCACCAAGGCCAAGCAGCTGACCAACGTGCGCGCTTCCGGCACCGACGATGCCCTGACCCTGTCACCGCCGATCCGCCACACCCTGGAGCAGGCGCTGGAATTCATCGAGGACGATGAACTGGTGGAAGTGACACCGGAAAGCATCCGGATCCGCAAGAAAATCCTGCAGGAAAATATGCGCAAGCGCGCGAAGAAGTAA
- a CDS encoding GDCCVxC domain-containing (seleno)protein, whose amino-acid sequence MEKLILKSTITCPECRHQKVEVMPTDCCIFFYECERCHTLLKPKAGDCCVFCSFGTVKCPPVQQGDDCCG is encoded by the coding sequence ATGGAAAAGTTAATCCTGAAATCAACGATCACTTGCCCCGAGTGCCGGCATCAGAAAGTGGAAGTCATGCCCACAGACTGCTGTATTTTCTTTTATGAGTGCGAGCGTTGCCATACCCTGCTCAAGCCGAAGGCCGGCGATTGCTGTGTTTTTTGCTCATTTGGGACAGTGAAATGCCCGCCGGTTCAGCAAGGTGATGACTGCTGCGGATAA
- a CDS encoding macro domain-containing protein produces the protein MTTIELTSGDILSLRARALVCPAHKHLVRGRGLSAQIFDRGGTALVAACAQQTECGPGEARATRAYGLPVTYLLHTVTPQWSSGDQWGAQALVQLRQCYESVLDLARQKGLESLLFPALGAGTNRFPHTIAAHQALEVLQRRATEFEQIRVCLHTRAALAEWRRVQRQFFADT, from the coding sequence GTGACGACGATAGAACTGACAAGTGGCGATATTCTGTCTTTGCGCGCCCGGGCACTGGTGTGCCCGGCGCACAAGCACCTGGTACGCGGGCGCGGCCTGTCGGCGCAGATATTTGATCGCGGCGGCACAGCGCTGGTGGCCGCCTGTGCGCAGCAAACGGAGTGTGGCCCGGGTGAAGCGCGCGCAACCCGCGCCTATGGCTTGCCAGTGACCTACCTGCTGCACACGGTGACACCGCAGTGGAGCAGTGGTGATCAGTGGGGTGCACAAGCACTCGTGCAGCTGCGCCAGTGTTACGAGAGTGTGCTCGACCTGGCCCGGCAAAAAGGTCTCGAGAGCCTGCTGTTCCCGGCGCTGGGTGCCGGCACCAACCGCTTTCCACACACCATCGCCGCGCACCAGGCGCTGGAGGTGCTGCAGCGGCGCGCGACGGAATTCGAGCAGATCCGGGTGTGCCTGCACACGCGCGCGGCACTGGCGGAATGGCGGCGGGTACAGCGGCAGTTTTTTGCCGACACCTGA
- a CDS encoding GGDEF domain-containing protein produces the protein MTSGHHDHLTLRDPLEEARQLELRRRVQASGYMLIFCLAITGAMAAVALTGGDLWQATTLFGVAALILAAYITVNLAGPSRATPMLVGALLLVLYFYLLLSGGVNNTGLMWAVMLVPGFINLYGYKGGTATLVAIGGATALVLFYPDFPGLTADYDTGYRARFLAVFGALTALTALLDSSRHQTQQLLQRLTQELESHASTDALTGLANRREAYRAMNELERRNRHLAGRYAVLIGDLDNFKFINDTYGHAFGDRVLQDVAEALRDNTRADDIVARWGGEEFLVLLPNTDLNGAGILAEKLRGRVEALSQRYNPPVTISISFGVAEGDPATATHGQLLAEADARMYRAKDSGRNKVVAV, from the coding sequence ATGACTTCAGGGCACCACGATCACCTGACCTTGCGCGACCCACTGGAAGAGGCGCGCCAGCTGGAATTGCGCCGACGCGTCCAGGCATCCGGCTATATGCTGATTTTCTGTCTGGCGATTACCGGCGCCATGGCTGCGGTGGCACTGACCGGCGGCGACCTGTGGCAGGCCACCACACTGTTCGGCGTAGCGGCGCTGATCCTCGCCGCCTATATCACCGTCAACCTGGCCGGGCCCAGCCGCGCCACACCAATGCTGGTCGGCGCGCTGCTGCTGGTGCTGTATTTTTACCTGCTGCTGTCCGGCGGCGTGAACAATACCGGCCTGATGTGGGCGGTGATGCTGGTGCCCGGCTTTATCAACCTGTACGGCTACAAGGGCGGCACCGCCACGCTAGTCGCGATCGGCGGCGCCACCGCGCTGGTGCTCTTCTACCCCGATTTTCCCGGCCTCACCGCCGATTACGACACCGGTTATCGGGCGCGCTTTCTCGCCGTGTTCGGTGCCCTGACCGCCCTGACCGCGCTGCTCGACAGCAGCCGCCACCAGACCCAGCAACTGTTGCAGCGGCTCACCCAGGAACTGGAGAGCCACGCCAGCACCGACGCGCTCACCGGCCTCGCCAACCGCCGTGAGGCATATCGCGCCATGAACGAGCTGGAGCGGCGCAACCGCCACCTGGCGGGGCGCTACGCGGTACTGATCGGCGACCTGGACAACTTCAAGTTCATCAACGATACCTACGGCCACGCCTTCGGCGACCGGGTCCTGCAGGACGTGGCGGAAGCCCTGCGCGACAACACCCGCGCCGACGATATCGTCGCGCGCTGGGGCGGCGAGGAATTCCTGGTGCTGCTGCCCAACACCGACCTCAACGGCGCCGGCATACTCGCGGAAAAACTGCGCGGCAGAGTGGAAGCCCTGAGCCAGCGCTACAATCCGCCGGTGACCATCTCCATCAGCTTCGGCGTGGCCGAGGGCGACCCGGCCACCG